The following proteins are encoded in a genomic region of Arachis ipaensis cultivar K30076 chromosome B02, Araip1.1, whole genome shotgun sequence:
- the LOC107626517 gene encoding protein SIEVE ELEMENT OCCLUSION B has translation MSISSVPVSSAHLQQAKASISLVNPLALTDDQILERVYITHVHTAQRYDVDSIFNVTSSIIKRSTVAADTGVVKAGNLIEDNITVSTFNPPFQKLKRIVSKMMNTPHGEHYAHETTMWILEELKSYSWDGKAVLTLAAFSMEYGNFWHLAQVPTGDQLGRSLAQMNKVHSIERNRQARADYNILVKSVLLAVECITELERLSTKGYDSKDVPALSDALQEIPVVVYWTIITIVSCTNHIDFLMGDSEDGIEISNFGNKLSSILSKLKAHLTRSRKEIGELEDYWRRKRVLQTPTEIVEVLKVLIFHNEIQDPQVYEGLNRQRVSIEVFRQKHVLLFISGLDSIRDEIRLLQSIYVGLQEDPKDVKGYRKEDFKILWVPVVDDWNRLRQAEFENLKLDMQWYVVEYFLPLAGIKLIREDLNYKNKPIIPVLNPQGRVVNYNAMHMIFVWGIDAFPFRPSDDELLTQKWNWFWAEMKKVHPRLQDLIKGDSFIFIYGGADGNSKWMQDLTVAVEKMKMHEVIKKADAIIEYYPFGKEDPRIVPRFWIGIENLFASKILKKRRDPTAEEIKSFLCLKQDQLGWVLLSKGSNVKLLGPGEPMLATAAEFEIWKDKVLQKAGFDVAFREYYENKLRDSPAQCAHMQLANYPADILDPINCPDPMCGRTMEIESVRYKCCHGHSHKAEPTESGDVMIEKKYTS, from the exons ATGTCGATATCGTCGGTACCAGTTTCGAGTGCGCACCTGCAACAAGCCAAGGCTTCGATATCGCTGGTGAACCCATTGGCTTTGACCGATGATCAGATCCTCGAGAGAGTTTACATAACTCACGTCCACACCGCTCAAAGGTATGATGTGGATTCCATTTTCAACGTCACTTCAAGCATTATCAAGCGTTCCACGGTTGCCGCTGACACTGGTGTTGTTA AGGCTGGTAATCTGATAGAGGACAATATTACCGTGTCAACTTTCAATCCACCGTTCCAAAAGCTGAAGCGTATTGTTTCTAAG ATGATGAACACACCTCATGGAGAGCATTACGCACACGAAACAACAATGTGGATACTTGAAGAGCTGAAATCCTACAGCTGGGATGGAAAAGCGGTGTTAACACTAGCCGCATTTTCGATGGAATATGGGAACTTTTGGCACCTTGCGCAGGTTCCAACCGGGGACCAGCTCGGAAGGTCATTGGCTCAGATGAACAAAGTTCATAGCATCGAGAGGAACAGACAAGCCCGAGCCGACTATAACATTTTGGTCAAGAGCGTATTGTTAGCCGTTGAGTGTATCACTGAGTTGGAGAGGCTCTCTACCAAAGGTTATGACTCAAAGGATGTGCCCGCCTTGTCCGATGCCTTGCAAGAAATCCCTGTGGTTGTCTACTGGACAATCATCACCATTGTATCTTGTACTAATCATATTGATTTTCTCATGGGTGATTC GGAAGATGGAATTGAAATATCGAATTTCGGTAACAAGCTTTCCTCCATTCTCAGCAAATTAAAGGCGCATCTGACAAGAAGCAGAAAAGAAATAG GTGAACTAGAAGATTACTGGAGGCGTAAGAGGGTCCTTCAAACACCAACAGAAATTGTAGAGGTTTTGAAGGTTCTGATCTTCCACAATGAAATTCAGGACCCCCAAGTGTACGAGGGCTTGAATAGACAAAGG GTTAGCATCGAAGTGTTTAGGCAGAAGCATGTGTTATTGTTCATTTCAGGCCTAGACAGCATCAGAGATGAGATTCGGCTTCTACAATCTATATATGTTGGATTGCAAGAAGATCCTAAAGATGTCAAGGGATACAGGAAAGAGGATTTTAAGATATTGTGGGTTCCCGTGGTGGATGATTGGAACCGTCTTCGCCAGGCAGAGTTTGAGAACTTGAAACTTGACATGCAATGGTACGTGGTTGAGTACTTCCTGCCCTTGGCGGGAATCAAACTGATAAGAGAGGACTTGAACTACAAGAATAAGCCTATCATCCCTGTGTTGAACCCTCAAGGCAGGGTTGTCAACTACAATGCAATGCACATGATCTTTGTGTGGGGCATCGATGCCTTCCCTTTCAGGCCCTCCGATGATGAGCTACTTACACAGAAATGGAACTGGTTCTGGGCCGAGATGAAGAAAGTGCATCCAAGATTACAAGACCTT ATTAAAGGGGACAGTTTCATCTTCATCTACGGAGGTGCCGACGGTAACAGCAAGTGGATGCAAGACTTAACAGTGGCAGTAGAGAAAATGAAAATGCATGAGGTTATCAAGAAGGCAGATGCCATAATAGAGTATTATCCATTTGGAAAAGAAGATCCTCGGATTGTTCCCCGCTTCTGGATTGGGATTGAGAACCTGTTCGCGAGCAAGATTCTGAAGAAGCGCAGAGATCCCACCGCTGAGGAGATAAAGAGCTTCCTCTGCCTTAAACAGGACCAGCTGGGATGGGTTCTACTAAGCAAAGGCTCAAATGTGAAGTTGCTAGGTCCCGGGGAACCCATGCTTGCCACTGCCGCCGAGTTTGAGATATGGAAAGACAAAGTGCTGCAGAAAGCAGGGTTTGACGTGGCTTTCAGAGAATACTACGAGAACAAGCTTCGGGATTCACCTGCCCAATGCGCTCACATGCAATTGGCTAATTATCCTGCCGATATTCTTGATCCCATAAACTGTCCAGACCCTATGTGTGGACGAACCATGGAGATAGAATCTGTTCGGTACAAGTGCTGCCATGGTCATTCTCATAAAGCCGAACCTACAGAGAGTGGTGATGTGATGATTGAGAAGAAGTACACTTCCTGA